In Elstera cyanobacteriorum, the genomic stretch GGGCAAAACGGCTTGCCCAGCGGCAAACCGGGCGATAGCGCGGGTGGCCTGCTCCCCCTCCGCCCGCAGCAGGGTGGCGCGCGCAAGGTCGGCGCCCGCCAGCAGGGTCAGCAGCAAGACCGGCAGCATCAGGGCCAGTTCGACGGCGGCGGTCCCTTGGCGTCCGATCATCGTAGCAAGCGGCCTTGGGCGTAGACGGCGGGTTCCCCTGCAACGGCCCGCCCGATAATTTCGGCGCGCAGCCCATCGCGCTCTGGGGCTTCCGTCACGAACAGGCGCAGCCAGCGCCGCAGGGCTACCGCCGCGCCCGTCCCGCAGTCGGCCAATCCAATCGTCAGCACCCGGCTCGCGGGGGTCGTCGGTCCCGCTAAAGTATCCGGCAGGGGCAAAAAGGGCCGTTGCAGCGGGCGCGGGGCGATGAGATCCATCCCCGGGTCGAGGACCGGGGGCGGCGGATAGAGCGTTTCGCGCCCGCGCATGGCAAAGCTCTGGCCCCACTCATAAAGATAGGTCTGATAGCGCGTCGCCCCCGCTAGCCCCCCGGGGACCGACTGGCCGCGGCTGATGCGCCAATAATACTCCCGGTCCCAATAACCGTTGCCCAGCCCATCATTACCCTGGCGGCCCAGATCGCGCGGGTAGCGGGTCACGCGCGGATGTGCCCCCGATTGCGCCCAGACCTGCGGGCCGCCGAAGCGCGCGCCAAGGGCGGCGGTGAGACTGTCGGCGGGTAACGGTTGGATAGTGCCCCGGGTGTTCGCGCAGAAATTCCCGTTGGGCTGGGCCAGGCGGGCGATGATCCGGTCGGGCGAGCAGGCGTCCCCCGGGGAGCAGAGCCCCCGCAATCCCCCGCTGGCGGTGAGCAAGAGCTGCCGCCCCACGGCGCTCGGATCGCTTAGCGCCTCGGCGGTATCCGGTGCGGTGCAGAGCGCCAGGGGGGCGGCGTGGCAGACGAGCGTATCATTGACCGCAAGGGCGGTCGGGCGCAGGGCGAAAGCGCCGTCGCGCGCGTCCGGCGTCCGTTGCACCAGATCGACCAACCGCGCGGCAAAGGAGGCGACGGGGGCCGTCGTCACAGCAACGCGCACCCCGTTAGCGTCGCGGGCGTCGCGCGTCGGGCGCCCATCGCGGTCTGACCACTCCCATTGGTCGAGGGGGACCGAATCGCCTGCCACGTCTTCCTCCAGCCGGGCCTGAGTGCGCATGGCGACCAGGGCACGCTCCAGCGCGTCGGGACGCTGATCAAGCTCCGCCGCGCCGACCAAGGCAACCGCCTCGGCGATCCCCTGCCAGCGGATGCGCACCGCCAGCCCGCGCCCATAATCGATGACCAGCAGCAGCAGGATCAGCAGCAGCGGCAGCAGCAGGGCCCCCATGATGGCGAGACACCCCGGCGGCACGTCAGGGCGGCGCGCGTTAAGGCGATCAACGCCTACTCCTCGTGCGGGGCCGGGGTGGGGCGGCGCAAAGCGTCACCCGGGGCCTCGGCAGCGGGGGGCGTTTCGTTCGGGCGCAGCGCCTCGCAGGCGGTGATCAGGCTGCGCAAATTCCGAAATCCGGGGACGGTCGGCAGGGCGACCAACACCACTTCGTCCGCAAAGCGCAGCGCCTCGCGCACGGCCGGGGTCCAGGCGTGCGGCAGATCAAGGATAATGTCGGATGCCAGAAAGCGCGCCGCCGTCAATAGTCGGCGCACCCCGTCCGGCGCCAGCAGCGGTTCGGTGGTCTTCAGGCTCGGCACCCCCGGCGAAGATGCGCAGCCCTTGCGCCGAATGCAGCAGTTTTGCCAGCAAGGCGGGGTCGAGTTCCGGCGTTTCCAGCAGGTAGGGCTTAATCGTATCCCGGGCCGGCACATCGGTTAGCAGGTCTTGGCTGCCGAAGGTCCAATCGAGGTCCATCAGCAGCGGCGCCGGTTGTTGCATGCGCCGCCGGGCATAGGCCAGCTCGAGCGCAACGGTCGATGCCCCCGCCCCGCCGGACGCGCCAAGAACGGCGGTGACCTTGCCATTGCCTGCCGCATCGTTGCGCAGCAGCCCGGCGACGATCAGGCTGCTGCCGCTCGCCATTTCCACCATGGTTTCGACGCGCCGCACCGACAGGCCGGGGATGCGCAATTGGCCGACCGTTTGGGCGCCTTCCTCGCTGAGCGAGCTTACTTCGGTCGCCATCTTCAGGCTGATGCGGCCCGAACTGATGACGACCGGCGTGAAGTTCAGCCCGACGCCGAAGGGCTTGAACTCGACGATAGAATTGCCCTGCAAATCGCGGGATATCGGCACGGGAAACTCGCCGCCCGCCAGGAAATTGGCGGCTTCGCCGGAGATTGCCGTCAGATTGGGTTCGGCAAGCGTGCGGACCAGCCCTTCGTCCTCCAGCGCGTCGAAGGCGCTGCTGTTGATGGAAAAGCTCAACTCACCGAAACTACCGTTGGCGGGGCGCCCGCCAGACAGGCGGATGTTGCCGCCCTCGACCGCCAGCGACTTGATGCCGAGTTGTTTGGCGACGGAGCGGCGCATTTCCGCAACGCGCACGCGCAGCAGAATCTGATCGCCACCCGCGACTTTGAGCAGATTGACGAGGCCCTTTTCGTCTTTGACGTAGAGCTTCGCCAGCCGTTCGGCCATGCTGGCGGCGGAGGCGGAGAGGACGTTCCCGGTCAGGAACAGCTTATCGCCCGCCGCCTGCACGTTAATGTCGGCATCGGGTAGGGCCTGACGCAGGGCGGTTTTTAGCCCGGCAACATCCGCCTCGACTCGGATGGCGATATCGGCCACCTGATTGCCCGCACTATCGATAAAAATGGCGTTGGTCGCGCCAATCTTCGCCCCGGAGATATAATACACACGCGGTGTATTGGCGACGATTTCGGCGACATCGGGGGAGCCGACGAACACATCGCGGGCGTCGCGCGGCAGGGTGATCACCCGGCCTTGCCCAAGCGGCAGGACATAGTCCCGGTCCGCCGCCGCCGCCGCCGCGAAGGTACAGAAGGTGAGAAGGGCGCAGAGCAGCAGGCGCATCACGGGGTGATCCTGACGGATTCTTTGGTAAGGCCGCGAAACACGGCGATGGTTTTCTCGGGCGTCTCCGGCCCTGGGGGCGGCGCGGCGACCGGCGGGTCCGGTGGCGGGACGGGGGCCGGGGGTGGGGGCGGTGGATCGATGGCGCCGACCGGACGCAGGCTGAGCGCCAGCGTGCCGCGCACCCCGGCCTGAACGAGATCGCGGGCCTGATCTTCCCGAACCTCGAGCGTCGCCGTGCGCACAGTGCCCCCCAGTGATGCGCCGTCGGCCGCGATCACTTGATTGATCGCCAGCACGCGCAGGTCGCGCACCAGCACCTGACTGGTCGCCGTCGGGCCGCGCGTTTCGTGCGGGGTGAACAGCACGTCCACCCGGTCGCACGGCAGAGCGAAACCACCAACCCCGCCGACATCATTGACGGCGATGGTAACGGCGCGACTGTCCTTACTCAGCATGGCCGCCAGGGTTCCGCCTTCCGGTCGGTCGATCTTGGCGCGATAGACCGGTTCGCCGGCGGTGAGCCGCGCCAGGGCCACCCAATCCTGCCAGTCGGTGAGCGGGGCGGCCGGCGTTGGGCGTTGGATATGGGCCTCGGTCAGCGCCGTGATCGGCCACGCGCTCCAGCGCAGGCGCTGGGCGTCGAGCCGGTCGCCCGGGTGCAGATCGGCAGCCGCCGTTAGAATATCCACGGTCGGCCCCCGGCTGCCGCTTCCGGCGCTGCGCACGGCGATCATCCCCGCCAAAAGGGCGAAGCCGATCGCAAGACTAACGAACAGCAGGCGCATCTTACCCCTCCGTCCGGGGGAGGACGCAGACGGCCCAGGCGGCCGCGATGGCGAGGCTATAGGGCAGCGGGGATGGCTCGGTTGAGCGCGAAAGGCCGCGTTTCACCAGCACCGCGAGGGCCAGAACCGCCCCGGCCAAGGCCATGATCAGCAGAAACTCAAGGCTTTGGCGCGGCGATACCCATAAAAGGCATACGGCGATCAGCTTGACATCGCCGCCGCCCAGCCAACCGCGGGCGAAGAGAAGCAAGGCCGCGATAAACCCGATCAGCCCAACGCCGAGGTGGAACGCCCCTTCCTGCCACGAGAGGGCGAGGCCGAGCGCACTCAGCCCGGCGCCGAGCAGCACAAGGGCATGGACCGGATCGGGGATGATATAGCGCCTAACGTCGCTGACCATCGCCCAGAGCAGGCCGCATCCCCCCAAAAGCAGGCCGAGTGCGTGCAGCATGGCGGTTATTTCAACGCCTGGGCGATCTTACGAAAGGTTTCGGCCAAGGCATGGCCGACCAGCGAAACGCCGGTGATGATGGCGAAGGTGATGGCGGTAGCGCCACGACGGTCTTGGCGCAGGCGACCCAACAGGGTAGCAACAGCGGTGAGCATCGGAGAAAGCCTCGATCATATCGGGTCTTGTCATATCGGGTAGCAACACGACGGAACTGCTTGATCCGATTGAACATCCGATCGATGCGGTTTCGATCCTTGCAGGTTCTGAAGTCGCAGACGGGCTGGGCTTTCCGGTTTATCTTCGGCGGGATGACCGGCCTGATCCCTTGGAATGGGCGGCGACAATCACGCCGACGTCTTCTTCGAAATGGGGTTCATGTATGCGACCGGTCGCTGCTGCGCCGTTGATTTCATCGCCGCCATCAAGGTCTCCGACCGGGCTGCAGCACTGCGCGGTGACCTTGCCCAGACGATAAGCAAGGCCGAACTCGCCGCTGCACTACGCGCCGCCCGCGAATGGATGACGATGCACTGATGAGTGATACAAGCTCGGACGCAATTAGAGCTGTGGGCTGTCCTGTTTTCCCAGCCACATTTCGATCACAGACGGATTGACGACGTATTCAGGCACCCGCCACTCTGCCACCGCGAGAAGGTTGTCGCAAAATGCCTCCCGCAGGCGCATCTGCGACTCGACCGTATGTCCCACCATGTGTGGGGTGAGGATGGCGTTCGGAAGGTCGCGCAGCGGACTATCCTCTTTCAACGGCTCCGGGTCGAACACATCGAGGGCAAGGCGCATAGTCGGCCGCTCTGCGGCGAGCGTGGCGAGTGTATCGTCGGGGATGATGCCGCCCCGCGTGATGTTGACAAACACTACGTCCGGTTTCATCCGGCGCAACGCGTCAAGATCCAGCATTCCTCGTGATTCAGGAGTGAGTGCAGCCGCCATGATAACGACATCGCTTGTCGCGAGCACTTCATCGAGGCTCTGGGAGGTGACGTAGGCGGGCATCGATCGCGGCGTGCGCACCGAAGCGACGAGCCTCACGCCCCATACAGACAGCCGTTCCGCGATAGCCTGTCCAATTTTGCCAAAGCCTATCAGGCCAACTGTCTTTCCCATGAGCATGCGCGCACGGACCTGCGAGGGACGCGGCAGGTTTTCGCGAAGGTAGCGCTCCGTGCCATGAAGGTCATAGAGCGAAGCCAGGGTGAAGAGAACTGCGGCCTCGGCCATGCTGACGGTGTTTTCCGCAATCTGGCCATTCGCCACGAGGATGCCGTTTTCCGTCGCGGTCGAAACATCGAACCCTTCGACCCCTGTGAACGGAGAAACCAGTGCGCGCAGACGCGGCATCCTGGCAAATAGCTCCCGGTCGGCTGCAAAGCTTGAGGTCGCGCCAAGGATTTCCAAAGACTGCAGTGCATCAACGGCGGCAAGCAGTTCCTCGCGCGTGACGAACCGTGCCACACCATGGCCACGCCGTTGCAACGCTTCATGGGCTGGATTGAAGAACCGATCAAAGGACGACGTTCCCACCAAAGCAATAGTCAAGATTTTAGCCTCCAAATGAGTTACCCGGACAAAACTGGGTCTTGTTGACAACAGTATGGTAACCATTTCGATCCTTGTAGGTTCTGAAGTCGCAGGCGGGCGGGGTTTTCCGATTGGCCTTCGGCGGGATGACCGGCCTGGTCCGTTGGAGCAGCAACTCCTCGCGTAGAAAACCTTTGTCGGCAAGAAACCGCCTCGGTTTGCCAACCGGCATCGCCAGCAGGTCAGAGACAGCATTGTAGTCGGAAGCCTCTCCGCCTGTCAGGATTAAGCCGAGAGGGCATCCCTGATCGTCTGCGCGGGCGTGGGTTTTCGTCGAAAAGCCGCTGTTTGGTTTCATGGGCGCCAACAACCATCGCATTGGCGGCATCGATCATCGCGGTATTCAGGTCTTCGACCGCCGCGATCAGACTATCTACCCCATCAGAAAAAGTAGCGCTGAGGGTTTCGAGGCGCTGCCGTTGCTGCTCGCGCTGGTCGGCGGTGGCGGCTTGCTCGGCCTGATGGCGGGCATTGGTCTGCATCGATTCTTGGAAAATCGCCAAGGCCCGGGCCATGTGGCCAATTTCGTCGCGCCGGTCGGCATAGGGGATCGCTAGACTGAGGTCGCCCTTGCGCAGCCGCGTCATCGCTTCGGTCATTCCCACGATGGGGCTGGAAATGCGCCGGGCGATGAGCGTGTCAACCAGCAGAACGATAACAATGGCCGCGCTTGTGCGCAGAAGCATGGATTTAAGCGCGGCGATAGCCTCGGCCTGAAGGGCGTCGGTGCGGGCCTTGAAGGTCACAAAAGCGGCGTTTTGGGAATGGGCGAGGCCGACCAGTCGCTGAAGCAGTGGCGGGTCGAAGCGGCCTGCGGCAAACCCGCCCGACCCGGTAGCGCGTTCCTGCCCCGCCCATTCCTTGCCCTCGATGAAGGCCAGATAGGCCTGAATTTCAGCGGCCAAGTCACCGTGATCAGCTTTCCCCAGACCATAGACCTGATCGAGCGTTAGGCGGATGGTCTGCGTAAAATACGCAAAACTCTCTTGGGGTTTCAGCGTGAGCGTACTGATCTTGCGCCGGCTCTCGGTAAGACCGGCTAAGGCCTCCCGCATCGTCGACGCGCTCTCCCCCTTGGCCGCCCGGAGCCGGTCGGCTTAATCGATGACGGCGGCAAGGCGCGTGTCGGTGAGTGTGCGTTGGGTCTCGCGGTCCGGGCCGAACTGCTGCCCCTTGCTACCGAGATAGAGCGAGGAGGCGCCGCGCTCCTTCTGCAATTCGTGGATGATCGCCCCGGCAGCCGTGGCGAAGGAAACCTGTTCTTTCAGGTGCCGCATCTGGCCATTCACCGCAAGTTTATCGGTAATGGCCAGCCCGCTGACGATCAAGAAAGCGCCCGTCGGAATGGCGACCGCCAGATAAATGCGAAAGCTGAGCGCCCGAAGAATCCACATAGATCGGCCTGATCCGCAGGGGGTGTCGATATTTCCTGTATATTCGTTGCGGCTTATCGAAGGGTCAAGGTTGGGCTTTATTTAAGTAAAAATTTACGGAAATGCCGAAACCGTAGTTGTCTGACGGGTGGGAAACCCGAGAATAAGTATTACGGCGGCGGGGTGAGAAGATCGCAAAAAACTGATGCACTAGTCAGTTTCGCGATGCCGCCGATGCTCTAACGATCTCCAGACGATGCAAGGAGCAAAAATTGCTCTTTATCAATCGCTTTTGTGCGATGTGACAAAGATGTGACCCGGTTTTCGACATCAATGCAAAATTTGGATTGCTCCCCCAAGCCCATTCGATACTATGCATATAAAATGCAGCTTAAATGGAGGGGAGCATGAGCGTCTACGAACAAATTGGCGGGGCGGGTGCCGTTCGCGCGGCGGTGGATATTTTCTATGATCGGATTTTGCAGGATGCGACCCTGGCGCCGTTCTTTGAGGGCGTGAGCCTGGATCGCCAGCGCGCCAAGCAGGTGGCGTTTCTGACGATGGTGTTTGGCGGCCCGTCCGATTACGACGGCAAAGATTTGCGCGAGGGGCATAAGCATCTCGTGGCGCGGGGGCTGAACGAGGCGCATTTCAATGCCGTTGCCGGGCACCTCCAGGCAACCTTGGAGCAGTTGAAGGTTCCGGCTGAGTTGGTGAGCGCGATCATGACGACGGCGGCCTCCACGAAAGCCGATGTGCTGAATCAATAAACCGTGCGGCGGCGGAGGGCAGCCCTCCGCCGCCGCCTCGATTAGGCGTAGACCTTGCCGAAACGGTTGGCGAGGAAGGCGTCGAGTGCCACGTCTTCCTGGCGCACGAAGCCGGTTTGCGGCAAATGTCCGCCGTTCTTCAGGTCGATGACGGCGCAGGCCGCCGCCGCCGTGGTCAGCTCGATGGCGCTATAGTCGCGCCCTTCCCAGGTTTGCGCGCCGATCGAACGGGCGAAGCTGGTCTGCATCAGGCGCCCCTGCTGGAAGCCGGTGGCCGTGACAAAGACGACGACCACATCCTGCCGCGTCTGCGGGATGGCGCCTTCCAGAATCTCTTTCAGCAAGCCCCGACGGCTTTTGAGGTTCAGATCTTCAAGGATCAGGTGCATCGCCGCGCAATGGCCGGGGAACCGGATGGTTTTATAGGTCAGGGTTTCGACCTTGCCCTCATAGGTCTCGCACAGGCTGCCGACCCCGCCGGAGGTGGTGAAGGCTTCATAGTCGATCCCGTCGATGGCGAAATGCTCCAGCCCCTCCATCGGCGGCACAGCAACGCGCTGGCCGCCCATGATAACGTCGCAGGGGTTGAGGTATTCGTTGATCAGCCCTTCGGTGCTCCAGGTCAGGTTATAGCCCAAACCATTGGCGGGAAACTTCGGTAGGGCGCCCACACGCAGGCGCAGCTCGCGCAAGCTATCGAACTGACAGGCAAGATCATGGGCGGCGATGGAGATGACGCCGGGCGCCAAACCGCACTGCGGTACAAAGGCCGTGGTGGCGCCCTGGGCCAGATGGCGGACGCGGTTGGTGACGGCGACATCCTCCGTCACGTCATAATAATCAAGCCCGTGGGTGCGCGCGGCTTCGGCGATATGGACGTTGACGGCGAACGGTCCGGCGCCGACGACGGCCCCTTGGCCCTTCATCGCTTCGGCCAGGGCATGGGCATCGGTCGAATCGACCTGCCGCGTCGCAACGCCCGGCACATCGACGGCGGTGAGTGCGGCGGCGGAAATATCGCCGATCGTCACCTGATAGTCGCCGGTGCCTTGCAGCAGCGCTGCCATCGAGGTGCCGATGCGGCCCGCGCCGAGAATAAGAATTTTGTGCATGCCTGCCTCCTGTTCTGATGGCGGCAGTGTGCTGGCGGGGCGCGTCGGCGGACCACCCGGCGAAACGGCGAAAAAGCGAAAATGATCGGCGATTTGCCGGGTATGATCGACGAAATGCCGGGTATGCCGAAAAAGCCTGAGTCCGCCGCGCAAATCGCCCCTAAGCTAGCCCGCGCGTATGCTGCGGGTGAGCGGAATGCAGGTCTATCTGCCCATAGCCGAAATGTCGGTGAATATTCTGGTGCTGCTGGCCTTGGGCGGCGGCGTTGGTTTCATTTCCGGGCTGTTCGGCATCGGTGGCGGCTTTCTGATGACGCCGATCCTGATCTTTTTGGGGGTGCCGCCCGCGGTGGCCGTCGGCACCCAGGCCAATCAACTTGTCGGCGCCTCGCTGTCCGGCGTGCTCAGCCATTGGCAGCGCGGCGGCGTCGATACCCGCATGGGCGGGGTGATGCTGGGCGGCGGGGTCGTCGGGTCGGCGCTGGGCGTTTGGATTTTCGGGATCTTGCAGCGCTTGGGGCAGATTGATGCCGCGATCTCCATTCTCTACGTGCTGGTGCTCGGCTCGGTCGGCGGGTTGATGCTGGTGGAAAGCATCAAGGCCTATCGCGCCGCTAAGAACCCCGCCCCGGCGTTGCGGCGGCTGCATCAGCATTTGTGGATGCACGGGCTGCCGTGGAAACTGAAATTCCCGAAAAGCCGCCTCTATATCTCCGTCTTTGTGCCGCTCACCATCGGCTTTCTCGGCGGGGTGATCGTGGCGATCATGGGGGTGGGCGGCGGCTTCTTCATGATCCCGGCGATGGTCTATATCGTCGGCATGCCCGCCAGCGTGGTCGCCGGAACTTCGCTGTTCCAAATCATCTTCGTCACCGCGATTACGGCGCTGCTGCAAGCCGTCACCAACCAGACGGTTGATGTTTTCCTGGCGCTCATCCTACTGGTCGGCGGCATTATCGGTACGCAAATCGGCGTGCGTTTCGGCATGAACCTGCGGGGCGAACAGTCGCGCATGCTGATGTCGGCCCTCATTCTTGCGGTGGCGGTAAAGCTGTTCTTCGACCTGATCCTGACCCCCAGCGATCTCTATGGGCTAGAGGTGCTGCGGTGAGGCGCCTGCTGATCCTGCTGCTTCTCTGGCTGCCGACCGGCGCCCGCGCCCAAGCGGTGTTGGCGGATGTAACGCACCCGCTGGTCGCCATCACCACCGGCTTTTCGGGAACGGAAATCACCGTCTTCGGCATGGTGGACGAGTTTAACAGTGATGTGATTGTCATGCTGCGCGGCCCCGGCCAAACCCTTGGCCTGCGCCGCAAGGAACGCAATTTCGGTCTATGGTTGAATGGGGCGGAACAGCGCTTTACCCAGGTTCCGGGCTTCTATGGGCTGGCGGCCAGTAAGCCGGTGACGAGCCTCTTGTCGCTCGAAGACCTCAACCAGAACCGCATCGGCTTGACGGCCTTGCAGAATAGCCTTGAACCCGTTCGCGCGACCGATGCCCCGCGCGATCTCGATAGCGACCGGGCGGCAGTGATCGGCGAACTCGCCAAGCGCGGCTTGATCGTTCAGAAAAACGAGCCGATCCGCCTGCTGGGCGGGCGATTGTTCAAGGTCAGCTTCGCCCTGCCGTCGAATGTGCCGGTCGGCCCGTTTCAAGTGACGGTCTTCGCGGTCAAGGATCACCAGGTGATTGGCGCCTTGACGACGCCGCTGATCACCAGCCAGATCGGCCTTGCTGCTGATGTGCATGATTGGGCCTACTCACTGCCTTGGGCCTATGCGGTCGCCTCGCTCGGTCTTGCCGTGCTGATGGGCGGCCTTGGCTTCTGGGCGTTCCGTAACCGCTGATCAAGGGGGGCTTTATGCCGCGCGAGCATCGGATTTTCCTTGTCGTCGTTGACGATAGCCCGGAACTCAACACCGCCCTGCATTTCGCCTGCCTGCGCGCCCGCCATACTGGGGGGCATGTGGCCTTGCTCTATGTGATGGAGCCGGTGGTCGGCCAGCAGTGGCTTTCGATCGAACATCTGATCCGCGCCGAAAAGCGCGAGCAGGCCGAACAGGTGTTGCAGCGCTTAGGCGGCGAGGCGCTCGACTGGTCCGGGCGGATTCCGGCGCTCTATATTCGTGAGGGCGACCGGCGGGAGGAGCTGCTGCGGCTGATCGAGGAGGATCAGTCGATCTCCATCCTCGTTCTCGGCGCGGGGACGGGATCGGAAGGGCCGGGGCCTTTGGTGTCCCACGTCGCGGGCCGGGTTGCCGGGCGCCTGCGCGTGCCGATTACGATTGTGCCGGGGGCGCTGACCGACGCGCAATTAGCGCTTTTGGCCTAACCCCGCCGCCGGGGCGGGCGGATCAGTTCCGACAGTTCCGGCGTAAACACCCGTTTGGCGGGCTCGCTCTCTGCGCCCAGCCCCGCCACCAGCCGTCGATTGGCGGGGCTATCGGGGATAACGATGCCGCCCGGTTGGATTTCCACCGGAACGCCGCGCGCCCCGAGGTGCCACGCCAAACGGGCGGTGACGGCGGCTTCGGCATTGCTGACCAGTAGCACCCGTTCCGGCACCATCCGCACGAGATAATGGGTGCCCGTTTCGGTGACCAGCGCGTCGCCGTCGCCGAGCAATTGATCGCGCGGTACCGTCACCACCAGGGTATCGGCGCCCAGTTTCAGCCGCTGGCGCCCGTGCCGCTGCTTATGGGTAACGGACACCACGCCCGCCGCCGCCGCCAGCGCCCAGGTGCCGCTCAATTTGATCTGCTGGATCGGAACAAGTGCCATGCGGGCAGAGTATGAATCCGCGCTTTTTCCTGCAAGCCCCTTGCCCCGCCTCGCCGGGTGCGGCACCTATGTCGCACAGGAATTGCGGATGAAAATGATGGCCGATCACCATTCCCCGCCGGGGCGCTATAATCTTCTTCTCGTCTGGATCTTAGGATCGGCGCTCTGGGTCGCGCTGATGCTGATCTATACCGCCTATACGCGCCCGGCGCCCAGCTTTGCCGTCATGGGGCCGTTGACGGTGGGCGTGCCGCTGGCGGCTTTAATTTGCGGCCTTGCCGCCCGATATGTGACCCGACACCGCCGTTAACCAAGCGAGACTTTCGATGCTGCAACTTCCCGTCACCATTCTTACCGGCTTTTTGGGCGCGGGTAAGACTACGCTGCTGAACCGGATTCTGACCGAACCGCACGGCAAGAAATATGCTGTAGTGATCAATGAGTTCGCCGAACTGGGGATCGACGATCAATTGGTTGTCCAGTCCGACGAAGAAGTGTTCGAGATGAACAACGGCTGCATTTGCTGCACCGTGCGCGGCGATTTGATCCGCATTATCGGCGGGCTAACGCGGCGCGGGCGGGAGTTTGACGGCATCATCGTCGAAACCACCGGCATGGCCGACCCGGCCCCGGTCGCGCAGACCTTCTTCGTCGATGCCGAGGTGAAGGAGGCCGCGAAGCTCGACGCCATCGTGACCGTGGTCGATGCCAAGCATTTCTTTGATCACGTCGATGATGGGCACGAGGTGGTGGAGCAGATCGCCTTTGCCGATGTGCTGCTGCTGAACAAGGTCGATCTCGTGTCGCCGGAGGATTTGGCGAAGGTCGAGGCGCGTATCCGCAAGATCAACGCCTTCGCGCCGCTGCATCATACCAAGAACAGCGAAATCGACCTGAAGCTGATCCTCAATCGCGGCGCTTTCGACCTCAATCGCATTCTGGAACAGGAACCGCATTTCCTGGAGCATCACCACCATCATCACGAGGATGATGTGGTGTCGGTCGGCATCACCACCGAAAAACCCATCGACCCCGATAAATTCGAAGCCTGGATCGGCACACTGCTGCGCCTGAAGGGCCAGGATATTTTCCGTTCCAAGGGGATTCTGAACGTCGCCGGGTCCAACCGCCGCTTTGTCTTCCAGGGCGTTCAC encodes the following:
- a CDS encoding universal stress protein, with product MPREHRIFLVVVDDSPELNTALHFACLRARHTGGHVALLYVMEPVVGQQWLSIEHLIRAEKREQAEQVLQRLGGEALDWSGRIPALYIREGDRREELLRLIEEDQSISILVLGAGTGSEGPGPLVSHVAGRVAGRLRVPITIVPGALTDAQLALLA
- a CDS encoding sulfite exporter TauE/SafE family protein; translation: MQVYLPIAEMSVNILVLLALGGGVGFISGLFGIGGGFLMTPILIFLGVPPAVAVGTQANQLVGASLSGVLSHWQRGGVDTRMGGVMLGGGVVGSALGVWIFGILQRLGQIDAAISILYVLVLGSVGGLMLVESIKAYRAAKNPAPALRRLHQHLWMHGLPWKLKFPKSRLYISVFVPLTIGFLGGVIVAIMGVGGGFFMIPAMVYIVGMPASVVAGTSLFQIIFVTAITALLQAVTNQTVDVFLALILLVGGIIGTQIGVRFGMNLRGEQSRMLMSALILAVAVKLFFDLILTPSDLYGLEVLR
- a CDS encoding TIGR02186 family protein; its protein translation is MRRLLILLLLWLPTGARAQAVLADVTHPLVAITTGFSGTEITVFGMVDEFNSDVIVMLRGPGQTLGLRRKERNFGLWLNGAEQRFTQVPGFYGLAASKPVTSLLSLEDLNQNRIGLTALQNSLEPVRATDAPRDLDSDRAAVIGELAKRGLIVQKNEPIRLLGGRLFKVSFALPSNVPVGPFQVTVFAVKDHQVIGALTTPLITSQIGLAADVHDWAYSLPWAYAVASLGLAVLMGGLGFWAFRNR
- a CDS encoding CobW family GTP-binding protein, with product MLQLPVTILTGFLGAGKTTLLNRILTEPHGKKYAVVINEFAELGIDDQLVVQSDEEVFEMNNGCICCTVRGDLIRIIGGLTRRGREFDGIIVETTGMADPAPVAQTFFVDAEVKEAAKLDAIVTVVDAKHFFDHVDDGHEVVEQIAFADVLLLNKVDLVSPEDLAKVEARIRKINAFAPLHHTKNSEIDLKLILNRGAFDLNRILEQEPHFLEHHHHHHEDDVVSVGITTEKPIDPDKFEAWIGTLLRLKGQDIFRSKGILNVAGSNRRFVFQGVHMQMNHSWGNPWRGRDTRDSRIVFIGRDLDADALREGFLNCAQGVTV
- a CDS encoding urease accessory protein UreE, yielding MALVPIQQIKLSGTWALAAAAGVVSVTHKQRHGRQRLKLGADTLVVTVPRDQLLGDGDALVTETGTHYLVRMVPERVLLVSNAEAAVTARLAWHLGARGVPVEIQPGGIVIPDSPANRRLVAGLGAESEPAKRVFTPELSELIRPPRRRG